In Edaphobacter lichenicola, a single genomic region encodes these proteins:
- a CDS encoding TonB-dependent receptor yields the protein MNLHRAAGLVTRTIQGVAVALVVLSFSISAGAQTNTGRILGDVSDSSGALVAGAKVTITDVQRGTKRSLVTSQAGEYVAPDLLPGIYAVRVEAPTFKATERTNIQIEVASDAQVDFVLETGAATETVTVTMQVPLINTTSSSLGGTLGNKEINDLPLNGRNYENLLQLRPGIVRYPGGGFSTTSTNGLRAEDNAYIIDGLFNSEPFSGQSIINGAGIAGDSATILPVDAIQEFNLIENPPAEYGWKPGAMVNVALKSGTNTLHGTAYAFGRNTPLDARNYFNPISGGEKNPRSLEQFGGTVGGPILKDKLFYFGGYERQTYQVASISQLNTPVTVSLNGDPKNSVVDAIAGVEAAGIVPSTPSLTIGGCTVGPPIVCNGTGFPTNNGTSAAGAEFINYGLPNDVTTDNAVAKADYQINQRHSVSGLFFFGNNNGTVSDANELQTAWLTQIHTRAEVVGASWTFIINPRWLNEARFGYNTVYQPTFTNDRNKPASAYGLNTGVTNPLYFGLPRINISDFFPALNELGGFNWPKIQGPDRRFQFIDHVSYTVGKHAYKFGGEIHRDSFSGGAYAGGRGRIKFGFGTDAFPGATPLEDFFAGVPASGSLLTGDPTRQIHNWGFAGFGQDDWRLTKNLTLNLGLRYELNTVVKEANNLLGNFDPNVGLVQVGQGINGPYNGEHYNFAPRVGFAWDITGSGRTVLRGGAGLIYETINWEAFLALNNSLGISTIPTGALGVGPNGGKGAGSIDVGTVNFNGSALNWNAGYNSGASTVFPSGEINCGANPCSILGMVQNFRTPQVYSWNLNVQHSFRPDLVLEAAYVGNHGQKLSGIHDINQNVPSADFNHDEQSGRPFNALYPYLSFIYQMGNIYRSNYDGLQMTMTARNYHHFTAVAGYTYSHSLDNVGANWDFGAGSGIPQDSAHPQREYASSDFDIRHRFTLTTSYAIPGRRSFLQSLEGWQVNSIVSLYGAQPWGPIDTGNDLSQTGEGVDRWDFFGNPKDFKSGGAVGIPYLAGADAVNDQVCLAHARSIDTLGTAGCYRSGNSVMTPPALGTFGTMGRNTFRDTGYKNWDFSLDKNWHFHERYAAQFRAELFNFTNHPNFANPFGGQNGWGHNDPSVPGQYGCGCATPDVAASNPVIGSGGSRAVQLGLKLSF from the coding sequence ATGAACCTTCACAGAGCAGCCGGCCTTGTCACCAGAACCATCCAAGGGGTCGCTGTCGCCCTCGTGGTCCTGTCTTTCTCCATCTCCGCGGGCGCCCAGACAAACACGGGCCGCATCCTGGGCGACGTCAGCGACTCCTCCGGAGCTCTGGTCGCCGGAGCCAAGGTCACGATTACCGATGTCCAGCGCGGAACCAAGCGCTCCCTGGTGACCTCTCAGGCGGGTGAGTATGTGGCCCCCGACCTCCTGCCCGGCATCTACGCGGTGCGGGTCGAAGCTCCAACCTTCAAAGCGACCGAGCGCACGAATATTCAGATCGAAGTTGCCTCCGACGCCCAGGTAGATTTTGTTCTGGAGACGGGAGCAGCCACGGAGACGGTCACAGTCACGATGCAGGTGCCGCTCATCAACACGACCTCTTCCAGCCTCGGGGGCACGCTGGGAAACAAGGAGATCAACGATCTCCCACTCAACGGCCGCAACTATGAGAATCTGCTCCAGCTTCGTCCCGGCATCGTGCGTTATCCCGGCGGGGGCTTCTCCACCACCAGCACCAACGGCCTGCGCGCCGAAGACAATGCCTACATTATTGACGGGCTGTTCAACAGCGAGCCGTTCTCCGGACAGAGCATCATCAATGGAGCCGGAATTGCGGGAGACTCCGCAACCATCCTCCCCGTCGACGCGATCCAGGAGTTCAACCTCATTGAAAATCCTCCTGCGGAGTACGGCTGGAAGCCCGGCGCCATGGTCAACGTCGCGCTCAAATCCGGGACCAATACACTCCACGGAACCGCCTATGCCTTCGGCCGAAACACTCCGCTGGATGCGCGCAACTACTTCAATCCCATCTCAGGAGGGGAGAAGAATCCCCGCAGCCTGGAGCAGTTCGGCGGGACCGTTGGAGGCCCAATCCTCAAGGACAAACTCTTCTACTTCGGAGGATATGAGCGGCAAACTTATCAGGTAGCGAGCATCAGCCAGTTGAACACTCCCGTCACCGTCTCGCTTAATGGCGACCCGAAGAACAGTGTTGTCGACGCCATCGCAGGGGTCGAAGCGGCTGGCATCGTCCCCAGCACTCCCAGCCTCACCATTGGAGGCTGCACCGTGGGTCCGCCCATCGTCTGCAACGGCACAGGCTTTCCCACCAACAACGGCACTAGTGCCGCCGGCGCTGAGTTCATCAACTACGGCCTGCCCAACGACGTCACCACCGACAACGCCGTAGCCAAAGCAGACTATCAGATCAATCAGCGTCACTCGGTCAGCGGTCTCTTTTTCTTCGGCAACAACAACGGAACCGTCTCCGACGCCAACGAGCTACAGACGGCCTGGCTAACCCAGATCCATACTCGCGCCGAGGTCGTTGGAGCGAGTTGGACCTTCATCATCAACCCACGTTGGCTCAACGAAGCCCGCTTCGGCTACAACACCGTCTACCAGCCCACCTTCACCAATGACCGCAATAAACCGGCCTCTGCCTACGGCCTGAACACCGGCGTCACCAATCCTCTGTACTTCGGTCTGCCGCGCATCAACATCTCCGACTTCTTCCCCGCGCTCAACGAACTGGGCGGATTCAACTGGCCGAAGATTCAGGGTCCCGATCGCCGATTCCAGTTCATCGATCACGTCTCTTACACCGTCGGCAAACATGCCTACAAGTTCGGCGGCGAGATACACCGCGATAGCTTCTCCGGCGGAGCCTACGCCGGGGGCCGCGGACGCATCAAGTTCGGCTTCGGCACCGACGCCTTCCCCGGCGCCACGCCGCTGGAGGACTTCTTCGCCGGTGTGCCCGCATCCGGCAGCCTGCTTACCGGCGATCCCACCCGACAGATTCACAACTGGGGATTCGCCGGCTTCGGTCAGGACGACTGGCGGCTCACCAAGAACCTCACCCTCAACCTCGGCCTACGCTACGAACTGAATACCGTCGTCAAGGAGGCAAACAACCTGCTCGGCAACTTCGATCCCAACGTAGGGCTGGTCCAGGTAGGGCAGGGCATCAACGGCCCCTACAACGGCGAGCACTACAACTTCGCCCCGCGCGTGGGCTTCGCCTGGGACATCACAGGAAGCGGCAGAACCGTGCTGCGCGGCGGCGCCGGGCTCATCTACGAGACCATCAACTGGGAGGCATTCCTCGCTTTGAACAACTCCCTCGGCATCAGCACCATCCCCACCGGCGCGCTGGGCGTAGGTCCCAACGGCGGCAAGGGAGCCGGTTCGATCGACGTCGGCACCGTCAACTTCAACGGCTCCGCCCTCAACTGGAACGCCGGCTACAACAGTGGCGCCTCCACGGTCTTCCCCAGCGGCGAGATCAACTGCGGCGCCAATCCCTGCAGCATCCTCGGCATGGTGCAAAACTTCCGCACCCCGCAGGTCTATAGCTGGAACCTGAACGTCCAGCACTCCTTCCGGCCCGACCTCGTGCTCGAGGCCGCTTATGTAGGCAACCACGGGCAAAAGCTCTCCGGCATCCACGACATCAACCAGAACGTTCCCTCGGCGGACTTCAACCACGACGAACAGTCCGGCCGCCCCTTCAACGCTCTCTATCCCTATCTCAGCTTCATCTATCAGATGGGCAACATCTACCGCTCCAACTACGACGGCCTGCAGATGACCATGACCGCGCGCAACTACCACCACTTCACCGCCGTCGCCGGCTACACCTACTCTCACTCGCTCGATAACGTAGGCGCAAACTGGGACTTCGGTGCCGGGTCCGGCATCCCCCAGGACAGCGCCCATCCCCAACGCGAGTACGCCAGCAGCGACTTTGATATCCGCCACCGTTTCACCCTCACCACCAGCTACGCTATCCCCGGCCGAAGGTCGTTCCTTCAATCTCTCGAAGGCTGGCAGGTCAACTCGATCGTCAGCCTCTACGGAGCGCAACCCTGGGGTCCCATCGATACCGGCAACGACCTCAGTCAGACCGGAGAAGGAGTCGACCGCTGGGACTTCTTCGGCAATCCCAAAGACTTCAAGTCTGGAGGCGCAGTCGGTATCCCTTATCTGGCAGGCGCAGATGCTGTCAACGATCAAGTCTGCTTGGCCCATGCGCGTTCGATCGACACTCTGGGCACCGCCGGCTGCTACAGATCGGGCAACTCCGTCATGACTCCACCCGCACTCGGAACCTTCGGCACGATGGGCCGCAATACCTTCCGCGACACCGGCTACAAAAACTGGGACTTCTCCCTCGATAAAAACTGGCACTTCCACGAGCGCTACGCAGCGCAGTTCCGCGCGGAGCTGTTCAACTTCACCAACCATCCCAACTTCGCCAATCCCTTCGGAGGCCAGAACGGCTGGGGTCACAACGATCCCTCCGTCCCAGGTCAGTACGGCTGCGGTTGCGCGACGCCAGACGTAGCTGCCTCAAATCCTGTCATCGGCTCAGGGGGCAGTCGCGCTGTGCAGCTCGGTCTCAAGCTTTCCTTCTAG
- a CDS encoding NAD-dependent succinate-semialdehyde dehydrogenase translates to MGIASINPTTGEVMKTFDPLTDKELATKLDKAAAAFVIHRETSFAYRAERMIKAAEILEAEKEQFGRMMSLEMGKPIQSAIDETVKSAWACRYYAEHAERFLADETVETSANRSYIRYQPLGPILAIMPWNYPFWQVIRFVAPALMAGNVGLLKHASNVPQSALAVEDVFLRAGFAEGVFQTLLIGAAKVEGILADPRIAAATLTGSEGAGVQVGISAAKAIKKVVLELGGSDPYIVMKSANFAEAVATAVKARVANNGQSCIAAKRFIVEESIADRFEEEFVARMEALKVGDPLDRTTELGPLASTSAVDDLHRDVQKSVDAGARLLTGGKPIPGKGSFYPPTVLTDIPRDSPAYSEEFFGPVATIFRVKDVEEAIHIANDTRFGLGASVWTQDEAERDHLIQELEAGMVFVNKMVASDPRVPFGGVKQSGFGRELGPFGIREFTNVKTVWIEK, encoded by the coding sequence ATGGGTATTGCAAGCATCAATCCGACCACCGGCGAAGTCATGAAAACGTTTGATCCACTGACCGACAAGGAGTTGGCCACAAAGCTCGATAAGGCTGCCGCAGCATTTGTCATTCATCGAGAGACCAGCTTCGCCTATCGCGCGGAACGGATGATTAAAGCGGCAGAGATTCTCGAAGCGGAGAAAGAGCAGTTTGGCCGCATGATGAGCCTGGAGATGGGAAAACCCATCCAGTCCGCAATCGATGAGACCGTCAAATCTGCCTGGGCCTGTCGCTACTACGCCGAGCATGCCGAGCGCTTCCTGGCTGACGAAACGGTCGAGACCAGCGCAAACCGCAGCTATATTCGTTATCAACCGCTAGGGCCGATTCTCGCCATCATGCCGTGGAACTACCCCTTCTGGCAGGTGATCCGCTTTGTCGCTCCGGCGTTGATGGCGGGAAACGTCGGGCTGCTCAAGCACGCCTCCAACGTTCCGCAGAGTGCGCTGGCGGTGGAAGATGTCTTTCTTCGCGCGGGATTTGCTGAGGGAGTCTTTCAAACTTTATTGATCGGTGCCGCGAAGGTAGAGGGCATTCTGGCCGATCCGCGCATCGCCGCCGCGACGCTCACGGGAAGCGAAGGCGCTGGAGTTCAGGTCGGCATCTCTGCAGCCAAAGCCATCAAAAAAGTCGTGCTGGAGCTGGGCGGGAGCGACCCCTACATCGTGATGAAGTCGGCCAACTTTGCCGAAGCGGTTGCAACAGCAGTCAAGGCGCGTGTCGCGAATAATGGCCAGTCCTGCATCGCAGCCAAGAGATTCATCGTGGAGGAGTCGATCGCCGACAGGTTTGAGGAGGAGTTTGTTGCGCGCATGGAGGCGTTGAAGGTTGGGGATCCGTTGGATCGGACGACGGAGCTCGGACCGCTGGCCTCGACCAGTGCCGTCGACGATCTGCACCGCGACGTGCAGAAGTCAGTCGATGCGGGCGCAAGGCTGCTGACTGGAGGCAAGCCGATTCCAGGCAAGGGCAGTTTTTATCCTCCGACCGTGCTGACCGACATTCCACGCGACTCCCCCGCCTACAGCGAAGAGTTCTTCGGCCCGGTTGCGACGATCTTTCGCGTGAAGGATGTAGAGGAGGCAATCCACATCGCCAACGACACGCGCTTCGGTCTGGGTGCGAGTGTGTGGACCCAAGACGAGGCAGAACGAGACCACCTGATCCAGGAGTTGGAGGCGGGGATGGTCTTCGTCAACAAGATGGTCGCCTCCGACCCGCGGGTGCCGTTTGGCGGGGTCAAGCAGTCTGGATTCGGACGTGAACTTGGGCCCTTCGGCATTCGCGAGTTCACGAATGTCAAAACGGTATGGATTGAAAAGTAG
- a CDS encoding FadR/GntR family transcriptional regulator gives MAISTHGVLYSVSTTTTLKSGQTKGIPMYKVVRTARLYEQIVQQIEQSIKDGKLKPGDQLPAERELALEFGVSRTAVREAVKTLSEKGLVEAYSGRGTFVSTGKSQAIRHSLNSFLKSGDLEDSDYVAEMREILEPEFTALAATRIEEQHLIMMREAVAVMDRSMKNPDAYIEADLDFHLALAEAAGNPLILSLLDSLVGVLREQRLGIFAVTGGPERGQVHHKLILEAIEKRSASSARKAMRAHLQQVHQDSKVSAVMKNKSPKRQSS, from the coding sequence ATGGCAATTTCAACCCATGGCGTCCTGTATAGTGTTTCGACCACGACCACCCTCAAGAGTGGCCAGACGAAAGGGATTCCCATGTACAAAGTAGTCCGAACCGCGAGACTTTACGAGCAGATCGTGCAGCAGATCGAGCAGTCGATCAAGGATGGAAAGCTGAAACCCGGTGACCAGCTTCCGGCAGAACGGGAGTTAGCTCTGGAGTTCGGCGTCAGCCGCACGGCGGTGCGCGAAGCCGTCAAGACCTTGAGCGAGAAGGGGCTGGTCGAGGCGTACTCAGGCCGCGGTACGTTTGTCAGCACGGGAAAGTCCCAGGCGATACGCCATTCCCTCAACTCCTTTCTCAAGAGCGGCGACCTCGAAGACTCTGACTATGTTGCGGAGATGCGCGAGATTCTGGAGCCCGAGTTCACGGCACTGGCTGCAACGCGCATTGAAGAGCAGCACCTGATCATGATGCGAGAGGCTGTTGCGGTGATGGACCGCAGCATGAAAAATCCTGACGCTTATATTGAAGCCGATCTCGACTTCCATCTGGCGCTGGCGGAGGCCGCTGGAAATCCGCTCATCCTGTCCTTGCTTGATTCGCTCGTAGGGGTCCTGCGCGAGCAGCGGCTGGGAATCTTTGCCGTTACCGGTGGCCCGGAGCGCGGTCAGGTCCATCACAAACTCATCCTTGAAGCGATCGAAAAACGAAGTGCCAGCAGTGCACGCAAAGCGATGCGTGCTCACTTGCAGCAGGTACATCAGGATTCGAAGGTTTCTGCAGTTATGAAAAATAAATCACCTAAGAGGCAATCCTCTTAA
- a CDS encoding NAD(P)-dependent oxidoreductase has protein sequence MANLGFIGLGVMGSEMVDRLLAKGHSVTGYNRTRSKAERLIAKGMKFAESPREVAEAADVVLSMVTNGSALKGIAEGPNGFLAGLRAGKILVDISTVGPDLSREIAEKVRALGADMLDAPVSGSVITLQQGNLSVMVGGRAETFEKVKPILLDIGPKVTHVGGNGLALSMKIASNLSLAVQMLAFSEGVLLAEKSGIKREVAVDVLTHSAIASPMIKYRGPFVLQQPEEAWFDVNMMQKDMLLALDLGRQLNVPLPTTAVTNEFLTAARALNWAKLDFAVIFDVLAKLSGIDTGVGR, from the coding sequence ATGGCGAACCTCGGGTTTATTGGCCTTGGAGTAATGGGAAGCGAGATGGTGGACCGGCTCCTGGCCAAGGGCCACTCAGTGACCGGGTACAACCGGACACGGTCCAAAGCGGAACGACTTATCGCAAAGGGAATGAAGTTCGCCGAGTCTCCGCGCGAGGTCGCCGAAGCAGCCGATGTGGTTCTGAGCATGGTCACAAATGGCTCGGCGTTGAAGGGTATTGCGGAGGGCCCGAATGGTTTCCTCGCCGGCCTTCGCGCAGGAAAGATCCTGGTCGACATCAGCACCGTTGGGCCGGACCTGAGCCGTGAGATCGCAGAAAAGGTTCGGGCTCTGGGCGCCGATATGCTGGATGCCCCTGTCTCCGGAAGCGTCATTACTCTTCAGCAAGGCAATCTCTCCGTGATGGTAGGCGGAAGGGCTGAGACCTTCGAGAAGGTCAAGCCGATCCTGTTGGATATAGGCCCCAAGGTGACGCACGTTGGCGGCAATGGACTGGCACTGTCCATGAAGATTGCTTCGAATCTGAGCCTTGCCGTGCAGATGCTGGCCTTCTCCGAAGGCGTGCTGCTGGCAGAGAAGAGCGGCATCAAGCGCGAAGTCGCCGTGGACGTGCTCACTCACAGCGCCATCGCCTCTCCCATGATCAAGTACCGCGGGCCCTTCGTTCTGCAACAGCCGGAGGAGGCCTGGTTCGACGTAAACATGATGCAGAAGGATATGTTGCTGGCGCTGGATCTGGGACGGCAGCTGAATGTGCCGCTCCCTACCACTGCCGTTACCAATGAATTTCTAACTGCTGCACGGGCCTTGAACTGGGCCAAGCTGGACTTCGCCGTAATCTTCGATGTTCTCGCGAAACTATCTGGCATCGACACAGGAGTTGGAAGATGA
- a CDS encoding thiamine pyrophosphate-dependent dehydrogenase E1 component subunit alpha, whose protein sequence is MTPQTEEAVNTFSKELALHAYRQMLRIRMFEEQVNELYTRALMPGLAHLYSGEEAIAVGICEALKKEDYVTSTHRGHGHCLAKGATPNLMFAELLGKEAGYCHGKGGSMHIADPATGNLGANAIVGGSMGIATGAAFSSKYLKNDLVAVCFFGEGALGQGLLYEVLNIAQLWKLPVIYVCENNLYNEYTHYSETTAGDICARATAFGVKAETVDGQDVQAVYSKAKQLIDDARAGGGPAFLLCNTYRYTGHHVGDINRDYYRTKQEEQEWKTRRDPILLHGERLLHEGFTDKATLDALESEVREEMKAAVEFAIAAPYPALEEVEMHVYA, encoded by the coding sequence ATGACACCTCAAACCGAAGAAGCCGTGAACACGTTCAGCAAAGAACTGGCGCTCCATGCCTATCGACAGATGCTCCGTATCCGCATGTTCGAAGAGCAGGTGAATGAGCTCTATACGCGTGCGTTGATGCCGGGCCTCGCTCACCTGTATAGCGGCGAAGAGGCCATCGCTGTTGGCATCTGCGAAGCTCTCAAAAAGGAAGACTACGTCACCAGCACGCATCGTGGTCATGGCCACTGCTTAGCAAAAGGTGCTACACCAAATCTCATGTTTGCCGAGCTGCTGGGGAAGGAAGCGGGGTACTGCCATGGCAAAGGCGGCTCCATGCATATCGCCGATCCGGCGACTGGCAATCTGGGCGCCAATGCGATCGTCGGTGGCAGCATGGGCATCGCGACCGGCGCCGCCTTCTCATCGAAGTACCTGAAGAATGACCTGGTTGCTGTCTGCTTCTTTGGCGAAGGAGCACTCGGTCAGGGTCTGCTCTATGAGGTGCTCAACATCGCTCAGCTTTGGAAGCTCCCTGTTATTTACGTCTGCGAAAACAACCTTTACAACGAGTACACCCACTACAGTGAGACCACGGCAGGAGACATCTGCGCGCGAGCCACCGCCTTTGGCGTGAAGGCCGAGACCGTAGATGGCCAGGATGTGCAGGCCGTCTACAGCAAGGCCAAACAACTCATTGACGATGCGAGAGCAGGCGGCGGTCCGGCTTTTCTTCTCTGCAACACGTATCGTTACACCGGCCATCACGTGGGCGACATCAATCGCGATTACTACCGCACCAAGCAGGAAGAGCAGGAGTGGAAGACGCGCCGGGACCCCATCCTGCTTCACGGCGAGCGGCTGCTTCACGAAGGGTTCACGGATAAGGCAACGCTCGACGCACTTGAGAGCGAAGTAAGAGAAGAGATGAAAGCCGCTGTGGAGTTTGCGATCGCTGCTCCCTACCCAGCCTTAGAAGAAGTGGAGATGCACGTCTATGCCTGA
- a CDS encoding alpha-ketoacid dehydrogenase subunit beta, which produces MPDTTDRELTFAQAVREALAEEMRHDSRVCILGEDVAEAGTPFKVLSGLVEEFGTNRVFDTPISEAGFTGIAVGAAMTGIRPVVDIMFGDFLTLTMDQMVNQAAKIHYMSGGKWKVPMVLRTTLGASRRSAAQHSQSLHAWLCHVPGLKVVIPSTPADAKGLLKTAIRDENPVIFFEDKMMHHKLKGPVPTGEYTIPLGVAEVKRIGKDISLIATSSMVQVALGAADMLAEIGISAEVVDPRTLWPLDEKTLIDSAKKTSRAIVIDEGYGRYGVTSELASVISEGAFYDLDGPVLRMGAMHVPIPFSPPLEDLTVPTEKMLFDAAKKLCSKS; this is translated from the coding sequence ATGCCTGATACTACTGATCGTGAATTGACCTTTGCACAGGCCGTCAGGGAGGCGCTCGCGGAAGAGATGCGTCACGACTCGCGAGTCTGCATCCTAGGCGAGGACGTGGCCGAAGCAGGCACCCCCTTCAAAGTGTTATCTGGGCTCGTCGAAGAGTTCGGAACCAATCGCGTCTTTGACACCCCGATCTCTGAGGCAGGTTTTACGGGCATAGCCGTGGGCGCCGCCATGACTGGGATTCGTCCCGTGGTCGACATCATGTTCGGGGACTTTCTCACCCTGACGATGGACCAGATGGTCAATCAGGCTGCGAAGATCCACTACATGTCGGGGGGCAAGTGGAAGGTGCCGATGGTTCTACGCACAACGCTCGGAGCGAGTCGGCGCTCTGCCGCTCAACATTCGCAGTCGCTCCACGCATGGCTATGCCACGTGCCGGGACTGAAGGTTGTGATTCCATCTACTCCGGCCGACGCAAAAGGCCTTTTGAAGACCGCGATTCGCGATGAGAATCCCGTCATCTTCTTCGAAGACAAGATGATGCACCACAAGTTGAAAGGCCCCGTACCGACCGGAGAGTACACGATCCCTCTCGGCGTTGCGGAGGTGAAGCGCATCGGCAAAGACATCTCACTGATAGCGACCAGCAGTATGGTTCAGGTAGCTTTGGGCGCGGCAGATATGCTCGCGGAGATCGGCATCAGCGCAGAGGTCGTCGACCCGCGAACCCTCTGGCCGCTCGATGAAAAGACGCTCATCGACTCCGCAAAGAAGACGTCGCGGGCCATTGTGATTGATGAAGGGTACGGCCGCTATGGTGTGACCTCGGAGTTGGCTTCGGTGATCTCGGAAGGTGCTTTTTATGATCTCGACGGCCCGGTACTTCGCATGGGAGCGATGCATGTTCCTATCCCCTTCTCACCGCCGCTTGAGGACCTGACCGTACCGACCGAGAAGATGCTCTTTGATGCGGCGAAGAAGCTTTGCAGCAAATCGTAA
- a CDS encoding M24 family metallopeptidase, translating into MAQPTYGTMGVDWEQRIDFDRLRVERLQRAKNLLAKSEMGALLCFDMNNVRYLTSTHIGTWAQDKANRFVLLPQNDEPILWDFGSAARHHQLHCPWLGERSRPGISMLRGTMSPEHGRAEDVAKKIRIELEMRGLHKEPVGIDIIELPVLFALQREGITVIDGQQLMSEARVIKTKDEIALLNTSASMVDAAYHELYMAMKPGMRENEAVGLVSKVLYDLGSEYVEAVNAISGERCNPHPHVFSDRIMRPGDPVYYDILHSYMGYRTCYYRTFSIGYSSHAMVDAYKRCRDYLDAAIDLIRPGRSTGDVAAVWPKAQDFGFPNEEAAFALQYGHGIGLAIWEKPVISRLVSLDHPQEIKPGMVFALETYWPSKDGWSAARIEEEIVVTETGHEVITRFPAEKLLVAGAHYYTVGGPLPTVRETEVEPSSDVRNLVAASAQKERIGS; encoded by the coding sequence ATGGCACAGCCGACTTACGGAACCATGGGAGTTGATTGGGAGCAACGAATCGATTTTGATCGTCTTCGTGTGGAGAGACTCCAGCGCGCGAAGAACCTGCTTGCGAAGTCTGAGATGGGCGCACTGCTCTGCTTCGACATGAACAATGTGCGTTATCTCACGTCCACGCACATTGGCACATGGGCCCAGGACAAGGCGAACCGGTTCGTCCTGCTTCCACAGAACGATGAGCCTATCCTGTGGGACTTCGGCTCCGCCGCACGACATCATCAACTGCACTGTCCTTGGCTCGGAGAACGCTCGCGGCCGGGTATCTCCATGTTGCGCGGCACGATGTCTCCTGAACACGGTCGTGCGGAGGACGTCGCGAAGAAGATTCGCATTGAGCTGGAGATGCGCGGCCTGCATAAAGAGCCGGTAGGAATCGACATCATCGAACTGCCAGTTCTGTTTGCCTTGCAGCGCGAGGGCATCACCGTCATCGATGGTCAGCAATTGATGTCCGAGGCCCGCGTCATCAAGACCAAGGATGAGATTGCGCTTCTCAACACCTCTGCCTCCATGGTTGATGCGGCCTATCACGAGCTTTACATGGCGATGAAGCCGGGCATGCGGGAGAACGAAGCTGTGGGCCTGGTAAGCAAGGTGCTCTACGACCTTGGCTCAGAGTACGTCGAGGCGGTCAACGCCATCTCCGGCGAACGATGCAATCCTCATCCGCACGTCTTCTCCGACAGAATCATGCGCCCTGGCGATCCTGTCTACTACGACATTCTTCACTCTTACATGGGCTATCGGACATGTTATTACCGCACCTTCTCGATCGGCTACTCGTCCCACGCGATGGTCGATGCCTACAAGAGATGCCGAGACTATCTGGATGCCGCGATTGATCTGATTCGTCCTGGTCGCTCGACCGGCGACGTAGCCGCAGTGTGGCCGAAGGCGCAGGACTTCGGCTTCCCGAATGAAGAGGCGGCGTTCGCCCTTCAGTACGGGCACGGCATCGGACTCGCGATATGGGAGAAGCCGGTCATCAGCCGCCTCGTCTCGTTGGATCATCCGCAGGAGATCAAGCCTGGCATGGTCTTTGCCCTCGAGACGTACTGGCCCTCGAAGGATGGCTGGAGCGCGGCTCGAATCGAAGAAGAGATTGTTGTTACGGAGACCGGCCATGAGGTGATTACGCGCTTCCCTGCCGAGAAGCTTCTAGTCGCCGGCGCGCATTACTACACGGTCGGCGGTCCGCTTCCCACCGTGCGAGAGACGGAAGTAGAACCTAGTTCCGATGTTCGCAACCTGGTTGCAGCCAGCGCACAAAAAGAGAGGATCGGGAGCTAA